In a genomic window of Trichoderma atroviride chromosome 4, complete sequence:
- a CDS encoding uncharacterized protein (EggNog:ENOG41~TransMembrane:7 (o321-350i371-394o400-422i462-482o488-507i519-538o550-579i)) has protein sequence MTGVMGDQILTTTGFTDCGSLPSITIQQLSITYDNDAKTVTFDIEGVSTISENVTASLDVTAYGVNAFTNSFSPCDPETFVNELCPLPNGPFSARGTQQVPAQYASMIPAIAFSVPDISAKAVMKLDRLADKSMVACISADVTNGKTMSVPAVSYVAAGIAGVSLVASGMTAVGSAMSGSAAGSGVGVAGLSPSFTDVAGWFQGMAMNGMLSVNYPPVYRSFAKNFAFSVGLIPWNGLLTNIDTFRANTGGNLTEDSVAYLRNLTRALETGSETNSSDASALARLVRRDDVDMSGVTGHVTQTISGIKNFAESLSVPKSDVFMTALLIVAIVIAAIVTIILLVKVVLEVWSLYGKFPESLIGFRKHYWRSIARTITSLILLLYGIWVLYCVFQFTLGDSWAAKLLAGLSLAIFTGILAFFGFKIWITAHRLKAQHGDASKLYEEKENWLKYSMFYEAYQKSYWWLFIPMIAYTFIKGCIVAAGDGHGMAQTVVSFVVELAMLALLVFTRPFERRSTTMINIFIAVVRVLSVICVFVFVDEFNVEQTTQTVMGAVMIAIQSTLTVALALLVGWNAINATIKMNPHRKRRKDMEKMREETDDLTPLDARNTMLIQSKADLEASMYPPMPTEHEENLPPYSKTGDRYYAPSIPESTYHPALSSGTTPSPMYRDLTGSRQQSESGHDFSRDYFAVGGDNSRPNSRGSTRGHSSDGHGVQPHEFVGSQNYSGYR, from the exons ATGACGGGAGTCATGGGCGATCAGATCCTGACGACGACTGGTTTTACCGACTGCGGAAGCTTGCCTTCCATCACGATTCAGCAACTCAGCATAACTTACGACAACGACGCCAAGACTGTCACTTTCGACATTGAGGGAGTCAGCACTATTAGCGAGAATGTCACAGCGAGTCTCGACGTCACGGCTTACGGCGTCAACGCATTCACAAACTCCTTCAGCCCTTGTGACCCAGAAACTTTTGTCAACGAGCTGTGCCCGTTGCCTAATGGGCCCTTTTCTGCACGCGGAACTCAGCAGGTCCCGGCTCAATACGCTTCCATGATTCCGGCCATTGCTTTCTCTGTTCCGGATATTTCTGCAAAAGCAGTTATGAAGCTGGATAGACTGGCTGATAAGAGCATGGTGGCCTGTATCTCAGCCGATGTTACCAATGGTAAGACCATGAGCGTGCCAGCAGTTTCCTACGTGGCTGCAGGTATTGCCGGTGTCTCTCTCGTTGCCAGTGGCATGACCGCAGTTGGCTCGGCCATGTCTGGAAGTGCCGCGGGCTCCGGTGTTGGAGTTGCCGGCCTTAGCCCTAGCTTCACAGACGTGGCTGGATGGTTCCAAGGCATGGCCATGAACGGTATGCTCTCTGTCAACTATCCGCCTGTTTACCGCAGCTTCGCAAAGAACTTTGCATTCTCTGTTGGTCTCATTCCATGGAACGGTCTCTTGACCAACATCGACACCTTCCGAGCCAACACTGGCGGTAACCTTACCGAAGACAGTGTCGCGTACCTGAGAAACCTCACCAGAGCCCTTGAAACCGGCAGCGAGACAAACAGCTCGGATGCGAGTGCTCTTGCAAGACTCGTGCGCCGTGATGACGTGGACATGAGTGGCGTCACGGGCCATGTCACTCAGACAATCTCTGGCATCAAGAACTTTGCAGAGTCGTTGAGTGTGCCGAAATCCGACGTTTTCATGACAGCACTTCTCATCGTTGCCATTGTTATTGCCGCAATCGTCACAATCATCTTGCTTGTCAAAGTCGTTCTCGAAGTCTGGTCTCTGTACGGTAAATTCCCAGAGTCTCTCATCGGATTCCGCAAACATTACTGGAGATCCATTGCTCGAACAATTACTTCTCTTATTCTGCTTCTTTATGGAATCTGGGTACTGTACTGTGTCTTCCAATTCACTCTCGGTGACTCTTGGGCGGCCAAGTTGCTGGCTGGTCTTTCTCTTGCAATCTTCACCGGCATTCTcgccttctttggcttcaaaaTCTGGATTACAGCACACAGGCTCAAGGCCCAACATGGCGATGCTAGCAAGCTCTatgaggaaaaggaaaactGGCTCAAGTACTCCATGTTTTATGAGGCCTATCAAAAGAGCTACTGGTGGCTTTTCATTCCCATGATTGCTTATACGTTTATCAAGGGCTGCATTGTTGCCGCAGGAGATGGTCATGGTATGGCTCAAACCGTTGTCAGCTTCGTTGTCGAGTTGGCCATGTTGGCCCTCCTGGTTTTCACCCGCCCCTTTGAGCGCCGCTCTACCACCATGATCAACATCTTCATTGCCGTCGTCCGTGTGCTGTCTGTGATTtgcgtctttgtctttgtcgATGAATTCAATGTTGAGCAGACGACACAGACCGTCATGGGCGCCGTCATGATTGCTATTCAGTCTACGCTGACTGTTGCGCTTGCACTCCTTGTTGGATGGAATGCTATCAATGCTACCATCAAGATGAACCCTCACCGCAAGCGCAGAAAGGATATGG AGAAAATGCGCGAAGAAACGGATGATCTGACACCCCTCGATGCCCGTAACACTATGCTCATTCAATCCAAGGCCGACCTCGAAGCATCCATGTACCCTCCTATGCCGACTGAGCACGAAGAGAACTTGCCTCCTTACTCCAAGACGGGAGACCGATACTATGCCCCCAGCATCCCAGAATCGACGTACCATCCGGCACTGTCTTCGGGTACTACGCCAAGCCCCATGTATCGCGATTTGACCGGTTCTCGACAGCAAAGCGAATCAGGCCACGACTTTTCGAGAGACTACTTTGCTGTAGGCGGGGATAACAGTCGACCAAACTCCAGAGGCTCCACCAGAGGTCATAGTTCCGATGGACATGGAGTACAGCCTCACGAGTTTGTAGGGTCCCAAAATTACTCGGGATACCGTTAG